A stretch of Acidovorax sp. RAC01 DNA encodes these proteins:
- a CDS encoding phage adaptor protein, with the protein MNLQQLIARFRIEADDLVSKPYLWGDEWLAGWFTEAQEEAALRARLLLDDYTPAVTSIAVQAGVASYVLHPKVYELPVVDFVPATGPVEHLTIVSREWLDRERSGWRDEPADTPRHAIQTDTRLRLVPTPSVAGALRIEAYRLPLKPLANDNDKPEIHEAHHIHLVQWVLHRAFGKPDADGYDAGRSAKAEAEFTRYFGLRPDADLRRSTRHDETQANVAYVL; encoded by the coding sequence ATGAACCTGCAGCAGCTGATTGCGCGCTTTCGCATCGAAGCCGACGACCTGGTTTCAAAACCCTACTTGTGGGGCGATGAATGGCTTGCAGGCTGGTTCACCGAAGCGCAAGAGGAAGCTGCACTGCGGGCGCGGCTGCTGCTGGATGACTACACCCCTGCTGTGACCAGCATCGCTGTGCAGGCGGGCGTGGCCAGCTATGTGCTGCACCCCAAGGTGTACGAGCTGCCAGTCGTTGACTTTGTGCCAGCGACCGGCCCTGTGGAGCACCTGACCATTGTCTCGCGCGAGTGGCTGGACCGTGAGCGCAGCGGATGGCGTGATGAGCCCGCCGATACGCCGCGCCATGCGATCCAGACCGATACCCGGCTGCGACTGGTGCCCACCCCATCCGTGGCCGGGGCGCTGCGCATCGAGGCCTACCGCCTGCCGCTCAAGCCCCTGGCCAACGACAACGACAAGCCAGAGATCCACGAGGCGCACCACATCCATCTTGTTCAATGGGTACTGCACCGTGCGTTTGGCAAGCCGGATGCCGATGGGTACGACGCGGGCAGATCGGCCAAAGCAGAGGCCGAGTTCACGCGCTATTTCGGCTTGCGACCGGACGCCGACTTGCGCCGCTCCACCCGGCACGACGAGACGCAGGCGAATGTGGCCTACGTGCTTTGA
- a CDS encoding portal protein, producing the protein MQLFKPHAGADLGEPMTLREFGDIINEAIDQPPWRAAADKEADYVDGNQLDSQLLQRLKAIGIPPAKENIIGPAIAAICGYEAKTRTDWRITPDGDPGGQDVADALNYRLNQAERHSGADSAMSAAFRPQASVGLGFVEVARSSDPFGYPYRCRYVHRNEVFWDMRAKEKDLSDAGWLFRERYIKRSRAMAAFPDKKDLIAQADAASGIGGYGGYVVEGGVSTGLQSDMNTSRAWTSREQAWYRKETDEVCLVELWYRRWVNTIIMRLKGGRVVEFDQSNPNHQAAVASGQGTLERTTVARVRRSYWMGPHCLHDGPTPYPHRHFPYVPFWGYVEDMTGVPFGVVRDMIYPQDNLNSTQAKLRWGMAATRTERTKGAVAMTDEQFRRQVARPDADIILNPEAMNEPGARFEVKRDFQLNAQQFQLMADSRAALERVSPVTPALQGRTGTATSGVQEQTQLEQSQVTLADLMDNFKDGRTMVGELQLALIMEDMGKEEQTIVIEGDTLNPPRTVVLNKPEVDPETGMPYLSNDVQRTRIKVALEDVPSSSSFRAQQLNALSEAVKAAPPEIQQVVMPFMIDLMDLPRKKEVVEAIKAASSGKVDPEALRAQIKQELMYELKEREVQVKERESEARIQQMVAQAVQTGVQAAFSAMQAGAQVAQMPQIAPVADAIMQGAGYIKPARSDDPNFPTAEVPTAAPLVGTMPPVQQNTSPTFPPVPDDGTSPMEGIETPAVTDNLQGEIA; encoded by the coding sequence ATGCAACTATTCAAACCCCACGCCGGCGCCGACCTGGGCGAGCCGATGACGCTCCGCGAGTTCGGGGACATCATCAACGAGGCCATCGACCAGCCGCCATGGCGCGCAGCTGCCGACAAGGAGGCCGACTATGTGGACGGCAACCAGCTCGATAGCCAGCTGCTGCAGCGCCTGAAAGCCATCGGCATTCCCCCGGCCAAGGAGAACATCATCGGCCCGGCCATCGCGGCTATCTGCGGCTACGAAGCCAAGACGCGCACCGATTGGCGTATCACCCCCGATGGCGACCCAGGCGGGCAGGATGTGGCCGATGCGCTGAACTACCGGCTGAACCAGGCCGAGCGGCACAGCGGCGCGGATTCGGCAATGTCGGCCGCCTTCCGCCCGCAGGCAAGTGTGGGCCTGGGCTTTGTCGAGGTGGCACGTAGTTCGGACCCTTTCGGGTATCCGTATCGCTGCCGGTATGTGCACCGCAACGAAGTCTTTTGGGACATGCGCGCCAAGGAGAAAGACCTGAGCGATGCGGGCTGGCTGTTCCGCGAGCGGTACATCAAGCGCTCGCGCGCCATGGCTGCCTTCCCCGATAAAAAGGATCTCATCGCGCAGGCGGACGCTGCAAGCGGCATTGGTGGCTATGGTGGCTATGTCGTCGAGGGTGGCGTATCGACCGGCCTGCAGTCGGACATGAACACCAGCCGTGCGTGGACCAGTCGTGAGCAAGCGTGGTATCGCAAGGAAACAGATGAGGTGTGCCTGGTGGAACTGTGGTATCGCCGCTGGGTGAACACCATCATCATGCGGTTGAAGGGCGGCCGCGTGGTCGAGTTCGACCAGAGCAACCCCAATCACCAGGCTGCCGTGGCGAGCGGGCAGGGCACGCTGGAGCGCACGACCGTGGCCCGGGTCCGCCGCAGCTACTGGATGGGCCCGCACTGCCTGCACGATGGCCCTACGCCATACCCGCATCGCCACTTCCCCTACGTCCCGTTTTGGGGCTACGTCGAGGATATGACCGGCGTGCCATTCGGCGTGGTGCGGGACATGATCTACCCGCAGGACAATCTGAATTCCACCCAGGCGAAGCTGCGCTGGGGCATGGCCGCGACCCGCACCGAGCGCACAAAGGGCGCGGTTGCGATGACGGACGAGCAATTCCGGCGCCAGGTGGCACGACCGGACGCGGACATCATCCTCAACCCGGAGGCCATGAATGAGCCCGGTGCACGCTTCGAGGTGAAGCGCGATTTCCAGCTCAACGCCCAGCAGTTCCAGCTGATGGCCGACAGCCGCGCGGCACTGGAGCGGGTATCTCCCGTCACCCCGGCATTGCAGGGCCGCACGGGCACGGCGACCAGCGGTGTGCAGGAGCAGACGCAGCTGGAGCAGTCCCAGGTGACGCTGGCCGACCTGATGGACAACTTCAAGGACGGGCGCACGATGGTGGGCGAGCTGCAGCTGGCCCTCATCATGGAGGACATGGGCAAGGAGGAGCAGACCATCGTGATCGAGGGCGACACACTGAACCCGCCACGCACCGTGGTGCTGAACAAACCCGAGGTGGACCCCGAGACGGGGATGCCCTACCTGAGCAACGATGTGCAGCGCACGCGCATCAAAGTCGCCCTGGAGGATGTGCCGAGCAGCAGCAGCTTCCGCGCCCAGCAGCTCAACGCCCTGTCAGAAGCCGTCAAGGCCGCGCCGCCCGAGATTCAGCAGGTGGTGATGCCGTTCATGATCGACCTGATGGACCTGCCTCGCAAGAAGGAGGTGGTCGAGGCCATCAAGGCGGCCAGCTCCGGCAAGGTGGACCCCGAGGCACTGCGGGCACAGATCAAGCAGGAGCTGATGTACGAGCTGAAAGAGCGCGAGGTGCAGGTCAAGGAGCGCGAGAGCGAGGCCCGCATTCAGCAGATGGTGGCCCAGGCGGTGCAGACCGGCGTGCAGGCCGCATTCAGCGCGATGCAGGCCGGCGCCCAGGTGGCGCAGATGCCGCAGATTGCCCCCGTGGCCGACGCCATCATGCAGGGCGCCGGGTACATCAAGCCCGCGCGCAGCGATGACCCGAACTTCCCCACTGCGGAAGTTCCCACGGCTGCGCCACTTGTCGGCACAATGCCGCCCGTTCAGCAGAACACCAGCCCGACATTCCCGCCCGTGCCCGATGACGGCACATCCCCGATGGAGGGCATCGAGACGCCCGCCGTGACCGACAACCTTCAAGGAGAGATTGCATGA
- a CDS encoding Arc family DNA-binding protein, whose product MKQDDPQFKLRLPPELKRQLEEAAKTNTRTLGAEIVARLQASFDKGKNKPTSNYATVDHGDDPPPLDIYAQLAIHAERRALSAESDRLQLLHDELWTVNSWRETMYGKNCAHHLDELAAGLVETIGELSELEEEIESARADADQAAGKVPELPGPWHRRLKP is encoded by the coding sequence ATGAAACAAGATGACCCGCAATTCAAGCTGCGGCTGCCGCCGGAGCTGAAGCGGCAGCTGGAAGAGGCCGCCAAGACCAACACACGAACCCTTGGAGCCGAGATCGTGGCCCGGCTGCAGGCCAGCTTTGACAAAGGGAAGAACAAGCCGACATCCAACTACGCGACCGTCGATCACGGCGACGATCCGCCACCTTTGGACATCTATGCCCAGCTTGCAATACATGCCGAGCGTCGGGCGCTGTCTGCTGAATCGGACAGGCTCCAGCTTCTCCACGACGAGCTTTGGACCGTCAATTCTTGGCGCGAGACCATGTACGGGAAGAATTGCGCCCACCATTTGGACGAACTTGCAGCTGGACTTGTGGAGACGATTGGGGAGTTGTCGGAATTGGAAGAAGAAATCGAGTCTGCGCGCGCAGACGCTGATCAGGCGGCAGGCAAAGTGCCAGAGCTGCCCGGGCCTTGGCATCGGCGCCTCAAGCCGTAA
- a CDS encoding Rha family transcriptional regulator: MNSTAQNSNRAIVPLVASRAVAPELAVTDGHVTTTSKQVADHFGKRHADVMRAIRTMEIPMEERERMYALTFAEVAGPNGATRNEPIYRITRDGFTLLAMGFTGKEAMQWKLAYLTAFNKMEQQLLAAERKPVIPPEKILVDRQKLASIFKDLGVLRARIDGLGILESDLPPSWWAQHRISAG; this comes from the coding sequence ATGAATAGTACCGCACAGAATTCGAATCGCGCAATCGTCCCGCTGGTCGCCAGCCGCGCGGTGGCTCCGGAACTGGCCGTCACCGATGGCCATGTGACCACCACCAGCAAGCAGGTGGCGGACCACTTCGGGAAGCGCCACGCAGACGTGATGCGCGCCATCAGGACGATGGAAATTCCCATGGAAGAACGTGAACGCATGTATGCGTTGACGTTCGCCGAAGTGGCCGGCCCCAACGGAGCAACCCGCAACGAGCCCATCTATCGCATCACCCGCGACGGCTTCACGCTGCTGGCCATGGGCTTTACCGGCAAGGAGGCGATGCAGTGGAAGCTGGCCTACCTGACCGCCTTCAACAAGATGGAGCAGCAGCTGCTGGCCGCAGAGCGCAAACCCGTCATCCCGCCAGAAAAGATCCTGGTTGACCGCCAGAAGCTGGCCAGCATCTTCAAGGACCTGGGCGTGCTGCGCGCCCGCATCGACGGCCTGGGCATCCTGGAATCCGACCTCCCGCCATCCTGGTGGGCGCAGCATCGGATCAGCGCTGGGTGA
- a CDS encoding phage capsid family protein, which yields MTSKTSVASGSPNAQFVQAAGLFAQSMQRNSTLNRMVGKMPSGEGEVNNVLRKQTSTDMPVVRTVDLTRGKGDEVEFHFVQPVGAYPIMGSRQAEGKGTGISMDKARVRVNQARFPVDVGNTMTDMRSPVEFRKVGRPIAQSLMDSFQDQSMLVHMAGARGFHDNIEWRLPTADHELFAEMAINTVKAPTKNRHFIADGTTIKPFAVSGGEVDLQTTDTLDMDVVDSIRTMIESIALPPPAIKLPGDKVAEDSPLRCLMVSPAQYHSFSADPNFRQFQANALARASKADNHPLFLGEVGLWNGVLICKMPKPIRFYAGDTISYCASNTSETETTCIVPAAFGTTFAVDRALLLGGQALAQAFGRSDKGGMPYFWSEKDFDHGDKMELLIGAIQGLSKIRWAVDQGNGTKHFTDHGVIALDTAVPIIGARQ from the coding sequence ATGACCAGCAAAACTAGCGTGGCTTCGGGCTCCCCGAACGCCCAATTCGTGCAGGCCGCCGGGCTCTTTGCACAGTCGATGCAGCGTAACTCCACGCTCAACCGCATGGTAGGCAAGATGCCTTCCGGCGAGGGCGAGGTGAACAACGTCCTGCGCAAGCAGACCAGCACGGACATGCCCGTGGTGCGTACCGTTGACCTGACCCGTGGCAAGGGTGATGAGGTGGAATTCCACTTCGTTCAGCCTGTTGGCGCTTACCCCATCATGGGTAGCCGCCAGGCCGAAGGCAAGGGCACCGGCATTTCCATGGACAAGGCCCGCGTGCGGGTGAACCAGGCGCGTTTCCCGGTGGATGTGGGTAACACCATGACCGACATGCGCAGCCCGGTCGAGTTCCGCAAGGTGGGCCGCCCCATCGCCCAGTCGCTGATGGACAGCTTTCAGGACCAGTCGATGCTGGTGCACATGGCCGGCGCCCGTGGCTTCCACGACAACATTGAGTGGCGCCTGCCCACTGCAGACCACGAGCTGTTCGCGGAAATGGCCATCAACACGGTGAAGGCCCCCACCAAAAACCGCCACTTCATCGCGGACGGCACCACGATCAAGCCGTTTGCCGTGAGCGGCGGCGAGGTGGACCTGCAGACGACCGACACGCTGGACATGGACGTGGTGGACAGCATCCGCACCATGATCGAATCCATTGCCCTGCCGCCCCCCGCGATCAAGCTGCCGGGCGACAAGGTGGCCGAGGATTCGCCACTGCGCTGCCTGATGGTTTCGCCTGCGCAGTATCACAGCTTCTCGGCCGATCCCAACTTCCGCCAGTTCCAGGCTAATGCGCTGGCCCGTGCGTCCAAGGCTGACAACCACCCGCTTTTCCTGGGAGAAGTTGGTCTTTGGAATGGCGTGCTGATCTGCAAGATGCCCAAGCCGATCCGCTTCTACGCTGGTGACACCATCAGCTACTGCGCATCGAACACCAGCGAAACCGAAACGACCTGCATCGTGCCGGCTGCGTTTGGCACCACGTTCGCCGTGGACCGCGCGCTGCTGCTGGGCGGCCAGGCGCTGGCGCAGGCCTTCGGTCGCAGCGACAAGGGCGGTATGCCCTACTTCTGGAGCGAAAAGGACTTCGACCACGGCGACAAGATGGAACTGCTGATTGGCGCCATTCAGGGCCTGTCCAAGATCCGTTGGGCTGTGGACCAGGGCAACGGCACCAAGCACTTCACCGACCACGGTGTTATCGCCCTCGATACGGCTGTGCCGATCATCGGCGCCCGCCAGTAA
- a CDS encoding Gp49 family protein, with protein sequence MSTPDQTIEQEIQAKGLTAPRVTPADIEANIKSEHYFTAADGVMNNDDLPLDYPFEKSLYLLTFCVLVLRNGYTVTGESACASPENFDAEMGRKIARQNAVQKVWPLMGYELRSKLAGT encoded by the coding sequence ATGAGCACACCAGACCAGACCATTGAGCAGGAGATCCAGGCCAAGGGCCTGACCGCGCCGCGCGTGACGCCTGCGGACATCGAGGCGAACATCAAAAGCGAGCACTATTTCACCGCCGCTGACGGCGTGATGAACAACGACGACCTGCCACTTGATTACCCCTTTGAAAAGTCGCTGTACCTGCTGACCTTCTGCGTGCTGGTGCTGCGCAACGGCTACACCGTCACAGGCGAGAGCGCCTGCGCCAGCCCCGAGAACTTCGACGCCGAGATGGGGCGCAAGATCGCGCGCCAGAACGCGGTGCAGAAGGTGTGGCCCCTGATGGGCTACGAGCTGCGCAGCAAGCTGGCAGGAACCTAA
- a CDS encoding thermonuclease family protein: MPMLVPALLCLVVAITDGDTIKARCGEPGAYDQITVRISAIDAPESRQAFGQRSKQHLSDLCFQERATITPRTTDKYGRTVGDVECQGQDVATAQVRAGMAWFYVKYGKGYEQLQDIERAAREAGRGGVGTAGRAALGVAPRAKHTALIQPVLCPATVPRRRIPMLHSLACAAIAYCLALYLNARWPNMTTAIWSGPASVITGLLLGSALVIGGLSLAGVAMDAGQTINRTFGQTLIWTAAGAAAGVYLGRKKGLTGAHEGVGSIPMRAWLGWGALTVVSFIVVAGLIGQAIPQKQSAVAAPAVVQPAPPITASQASDDGPWKKYQGTDKDGKPCTQITEFLGECTRQP, from the coding sequence ATGCCCATGCTCGTCCCCGCCCTGCTCTGCCTTGTCGTCGCCATCACTGACGGCGACACCATCAAAGCCCGCTGCGGCGAGCCCGGCGCCTACGACCAGATCACGGTGCGGATCAGCGCCATCGACGCGCCGGAGTCCCGCCAAGCGTTCGGCCAGCGGTCAAAGCAGCATCTGTCCGACCTTTGCTTTCAGGAGCGGGCGACCATCACGCCCCGGACGACGGACAAGTACGGGCGCACCGTGGGCGACGTGGAGTGCCAAGGCCAGGACGTGGCCACCGCGCAGGTGCGCGCGGGCATGGCCTGGTTCTATGTGAAGTACGGCAAGGGGTACGAGCAGCTGCAGGACATCGAGCGGGCAGCGCGGGAGGCCGGCCGGGGGGGTGTGGGCACAGCCGGCCGTGCCGCCCTGGGAGTGGCGCCGCGCGCAAAACATACGGCCCTGATCCAGCCGGTTCTCTGCCCTGCTACAGTGCCGCGCAGGAGAATCCCCATGCTGCACTCACTCGCCTGCGCCGCCATCGCCTACTGCCTGGCGCTCTACCTGAATGCCCGCTGGCCCAACATGACCACCGCCATCTGGAGCGGTCCCGCGTCGGTCATTACTGGACTGCTGCTGGGATCTGCTCTTGTCATCGGCGGCCTAAGCCTCGCTGGCGTAGCCATGGATGCAGGGCAGACCATCAACAGAACCTTTGGGCAAACACTCATCTGGACGGCGGCCGGGGCGGCGGCGGGCGTCTACCTTGGCAGGAAAAAAGGCCTGACCGGAGCCCATGAGGGCGTCGGCTCCATTCCTATGCGTGCCTGGCTCGGCTGGGGCGCACTGACGGTTGTTTCGTTCATCGTGGTTGCGGGCCTCATCGGGCAGGCGATTCCTCAAAAACAATCGGCAGTGGCGGCGCCTGCTGTTGTGCAGCCAGCTCCGCCAATTACGGCAAGCCAAGCAAGTGACGATGGCCCATGGAAAAAGTATCAAGGGACTGACAAAGACGGGAAACCATGCACCCAGATCACCGAGTTTCTGGGTGAATGCACCCGTCAGCCCTGA
- a CDS encoding Arc family DNA-binding protein translates to MQPTSASDAQVKIRLNREVRDELKVAAAINRRTLMREIEFRVMQSLAKERAQPQGAQQ, encoded by the coding sequence ATGCAACCAACCAGCGCATCCGACGCGCAAGTAAAGATCCGCCTCAATCGCGAGGTTCGTGACGAACTGAAAGTCGCAGCCGCGATCAACCGCCGAACCCTCATGCGGGAAATTGAATTTCGCGTCATGCAGAGCCTTGCCAAAGAGCGCGCCCAACCCCAAGGAGCCCAGCAATGA
- a CDS encoding sialidase family protein: MLIFDDSKGTSDGKERDQLQAMIAVGSEYMTYRDSESTVQRSGEFVRIEKVREGEVPRLCTMHEPPDAFQVVDGAIRSLDDQEYAALPAGEKLAKRSALFLATADESGEELSFSGVPGFKLESRAPRFTSVLSGSEAHQRPRVQDADYATQAGKRRLFALGDGRALLVRELTKQNDDRWYMGLARGLPTYSRRRKRTARVELIPINPETGVAGAALMGFDIHSGLGFDPYEGATPSVLNEGRPWRSYITSTTAPSGLPLYADDNIFMATAGSMWGRIAIDGAAGDAGIQGDASDTYAVAEPAYAPKGTGSYLALVAVHPAPGDTYNPLSAGPYRLTCTRTLPEGGIAQTKINFPAIAGAPNHYYGVTGMELLRTSPTTVVLVAHVHAMQSGSPGSIPPSARSRLFFWSQDNGASWTYAQVSTTPPAFTTFPYSSLLVKNAQTLLVFTTYQSYSTAGSDTAGVQVHAVTPAGTSYVTTITGTTFSQGLALPRISGGKMEYDLPYIGLGYGGAVSVRGKPRQRLWMQFDPRWTTYNRTRMLESPSSRPMLMVSDDGGSTWTRKLLPSRWQHQTGFVVAVDDRTLMVPVFAPRTVDADGVFNPLRARIYKSTDGGDKWRATPWSFTLPRHAWADGQFLPGPQDGSPSQQPGADEYDIDEAIEDYNRGELFPLVALRDAQGRLSPINPARPWVADHKRKEPNDA; encoded by the coding sequence ATGCTGATCTTCGATGACTCCAAAGGCACATCTGACGGCAAGGAGCGTGACCAGCTCCAGGCCATGATCGCTGTCGGCTCGGAGTACATGACCTACCGCGACAGCGAGAGCACGGTGCAGCGCTCCGGCGAGTTTGTCCGCATCGAGAAAGTCCGTGAGGGCGAGGTGCCGCGCCTGTGCACCATGCACGAGCCGCCCGACGCATTCCAGGTCGTGGACGGCGCCATCCGCTCGCTTGATGACCAGGAGTACGCCGCCCTGCCTGCAGGGGAGAAGCTGGCAAAACGCTCCGCGCTTTTTCTTGCCACGGCAGATGAGTCCGGCGAAGAACTGAGCTTCAGTGGCGTGCCGGGGTTCAAGCTCGAATCGCGTGCGCCCCGGTTTACGAGCGTGCTGTCCGGCTCTGAAGCCCACCAGCGCCCGCGCGTTCAAGACGCCGACTATGCAACGCAGGCTGGCAAGCGGCGCCTGTTTGCGCTTGGCGATGGCCGCGCGCTGCTGGTGCGCGAGCTGACCAAGCAGAACGACGACCGCTGGTACATGGGCTTGGCGCGCGGGTTGCCGACGTATTCCCGCCGCCGCAAGCGCACCGCCCGTGTCGAGCTGATCCCCATCAACCCCGAGACAGGCGTGGCCGGGGCCGCCCTCATGGGCTTCGACATTCACAGCGGGCTTGGCTTCGATCCCTACGAGGGCGCAACGCCCAGTGTGCTGAACGAGGGGCGGCCGTGGCGCTCCTACATCACATCGACAACGGCGCCTTCTGGGCTGCCCTTGTATGCAGACGACAACATCTTCATGGCCACGGCCGGGTCCATGTGGGGCCGTATCGCCATTGATGGCGCCGCGGGCGACGCAGGCATCCAGGGCGATGCCAGCGACACCTACGCGGTGGCAGAGCCCGCCTACGCGCCCAAGGGCACGGGCTCCTACCTTGCCCTGGTGGCCGTGCATCCTGCGCCCGGCGACACCTACAACCCGCTGTCGGCAGGGCCGTACCGGCTGACGTGCACGCGCACGCTGCCCGAGGGCGGTATCGCCCAGACCAAGATCAACTTCCCGGCCATCGCTGGGGCGCCGAATCACTACTACGGCGTGACCGGAATGGAGCTTCTGCGCACCAGCCCGACCACGGTGGTGCTGGTGGCGCATGTCCATGCGATGCAGTCGGGAAGCCCGGGGAGCATCCCGCCGTCTGCGCGCTCCCGGCTGTTCTTCTGGTCGCAGGACAACGGAGCGTCCTGGACCTATGCCCAGGTGTCAACGACGCCCCCGGCATTCACGACCTTCCCCTATTCATCGCTGCTGGTGAAGAACGCCCAGACCCTGCTGGTGTTCACCACATACCAGTCCTACAGCACAGCGGGTAGCGATACCGCGGGTGTGCAGGTTCATGCCGTGACGCCCGCGGGAACGAGCTATGTGACCACGATCACAGGGACGACTTTCAGCCAGGGGCTGGCGCTGCCCCGAATCTCCGGCGGCAAGATGGAGTACGACCTCCCATACATCGGGCTTGGGTACGGAGGCGCCGTGTCGGTGCGCGGGAAGCCGCGGCAGAGGCTGTGGATGCAGTTCGACCCGCGCTGGACCACGTACAACCGCACGCGGATGCTGGAATCCCCATCCTCACGACCCATGCTGATGGTGTCCGACGATGGGGGTTCGACCTGGACCCGGAAGCTGCTGCCCTCCCGCTGGCAGCACCAGACCGGCTTTGTGGTGGCTGTGGATGACCGCACGCTCATGGTGCCCGTGTTCGCCCCGCGGACGGTGGACGCCGATGGGGTTTTCAACCCCCTGCGCGCGCGCATCTACAAATCGACCGATGGCGGCGACAAGTGGCGGGCAACGCCATGGTCGTTCACGCTACCGCGCCACGCCTGGGCGGATGGGCAGTTTCTGCCTGGGCCGCAAGACGGCAGTCCGTCACAGCAGCCGGGGGCGGATGAATACGACATTGACGAAGCCATCGAGGACTACAACCGCGGCGAGCTGTTCCCACTGGTGGCGCTGCGCGACGCCCAGGGGCGCCTGTCGCCCATCAACCCCGCGCGGCCCTGGGTGGCTGACCACAAGCGCAAGGAGCCGAACGATGCCTAA